The Streptomyces kanamyceticus genome window below encodes:
- a CDS encoding SDR family oxidoreductase, translated as MSGIEGKVVAITGAGSGIGEATALLLAEQGARVVLGGRGVERLAAVADRIGDAGGEAVHLRTDVTRRDDLHALVALAVERFGRLDVLISNAGVGTLSPLDDLRVDEWDHLVDVNIKGLLHGIGAALPVFRAQGSGHFITTGSTAAFRIVPNMAVYAGTKVAVRTICEGLRQEAGDSLRVTTVSPGMIGTEFAEASTNERVRAEISAARDRVAIPPDAIARAIAYAIGQPAAVDVNEIVVRPTAQS; from the coding sequence ATGTCGGGAATCGAAGGCAAGGTCGTGGCGATCACGGGCGCGGGCAGCGGCATCGGCGAGGCGACGGCATTGCTGCTCGCCGAGCAGGGTGCGCGGGTCGTCCTGGGCGGCCGCGGGGTCGAGCGCCTCGCGGCCGTGGCGGACAGGATCGGGGACGCGGGTGGCGAGGCCGTGCACCTGCGCACCGATGTGACCAGGCGGGATGACCTGCACGCCCTGGTCGCGCTGGCCGTCGAGCGGTTCGGCCGCCTCGACGTGCTGATCAGCAACGCGGGGGTGGGGACGCTCTCGCCGCTCGACGACCTGCGCGTCGACGAGTGGGACCACCTGGTCGACGTGAACATCAAAGGGCTGCTGCACGGGATCGGTGCCGCGCTGCCGGTCTTCCGGGCGCAGGGGAGCGGCCACTTCATCACCACCGGCTCCACCGCGGCGTTCCGCATCGTGCCGAACATGGCCGTCTACGCGGGAACGAAGGTCGCGGTGCGGACCATCTGCGAAGGGCTGCGCCAGGAAGCCGGGGACTCCCTGCGGGTGACCACGGTCTCGCCCGGCATGATCGGCACCGAATTCGCCGAGGCGTCGACCAACGAGCGGGTCAGGGCGGAGATCTCGGCGGCCAGGGATCGCGTCGCGATCCCGCCCGACGCGATCGCCCGGGCGATCGCCTACGCCATCGGGCAGCCCGCCGCCGTCGACGTGAACGAGATCGTCGTACGGCCCACGGCCCAGAGCTAG
- a CDS encoding helix-turn-helix transcriptional regulator, producing the protein MPQGPEQRRELGAFLRSRRERVSPDEVGLPLTGRRRTPGLRREELALLAGISATWYTYLEQGRDIRASDQVLDALARTLRLDQGEHDHLRRLAGHARPAGAETEVPAPLPSEVAAVPRLLQPQPAYIIDGTYDVLSHNRAAEELFPHLTEAPGTPSNFARWTFLDPAARDVVVDWEAEARGLLARLRTLAGRHPDDPRYRALVDELKAGSKEVRAWWPRYDVQVRHGGRKRLRRPGPGVTEYAYTAFHLAEQPDHTLVIYVADGASEGNGGAL; encoded by the coding sequence ATGCCGCAAGGTCCCGAACAACGCCGTGAACTGGGCGCTTTCCTGCGCAGTCGCAGGGAGCGCGTCTCCCCTGACGAGGTCGGCCTGCCTCTTACCGGCCGACGCCGCACGCCGGGGCTGCGCAGGGAGGAACTCGCGCTGCTCGCCGGGATCAGCGCCACCTGGTACACGTACTTGGAGCAGGGCAGGGACATCCGCGCCTCGGACCAGGTGCTCGACGCCCTCGCCCGGACGCTCCGGCTCGACCAGGGCGAACACGACCATCTCCGGCGGCTCGCGGGCCACGCGCGCCCGGCCGGGGCCGAGACCGAGGTGCCCGCGCCGCTCCCCTCCGAGGTGGCGGCCGTCCCCCGGCTGCTCCAGCCGCAGCCCGCGTACATCATCGACGGCACGTACGACGTGCTCAGTCACAACCGGGCGGCGGAGGAACTCTTCCCCCACCTCACCGAAGCCCCAGGCACACCGTCGAACTTCGCCCGCTGGACGTTCCTCGATCCCGCGGCCCGCGACGTGGTGGTCGACTGGGAGGCGGAGGCGCGGGGCCTGCTCGCCCGGCTGCGGACACTGGCAGGACGCCATCCCGACGACCCGCGCTACCGCGCGCTCGTCGACGAGTTGAAGGCCGGTAGCAAGGAAGTACGGGCGTGGTGGCCCCGGTACGACGTACAGGTCAGGCACGGCGGGCGGAAACGGCTGCGGCGGCCGGGACCGGGGGTGACCGAGTACGCGTACACGGCGTTCCATCTGGCCGAGCAGCCCGATCACACCCTGGTGATCTACGTCGCCGATGGTGCGTCGGAAGGGAACGGCGGCGCGCTCTGA
- a CDS encoding amidase, whose translation MNRINAPRRAVLALGTAAAAAPWLGGTRSPARAADDPGADDKGLAELGITELRRRMAQGRLDAEQLTRHYLDRVERLDPLLHAVIEVNPDALREARRVDAEGDPRKPLHGMPILLKDLVETADRMHTTAGSLALEGLRPAADATVAARLRAAGAVVLGKTNLSEWAGGMSLTHHAGWSARGGQTRNPYKLDRSPNESSSGTAAAAAAGLCVAGIGTETNGSIIDPASANCVVGVKPTVGLVGRGGVIPGVPSQDSVGPIARTVRDAAILLGTLVGVDGRDPATRASRGHFFRDYTRFLDADGLRGARIGVPRTAYFGYSHHADEIAERAIATLRKAGATIVDPADIPGAERLEDLPSSMVVQAYEIKRALNAYLAGAPGDHPRSLAELIAFNRAHADRELRYVQQDGLETVHRLDFTEREYRKALATNHRLSRAEGIDAVLRRFRLDALVMPTTGPPAKIDLIRGDSYGGGSSTPAALAGYPAVSVPAGFASGLPVGLTFMGTAWSEPVLLRLAHAYEQASRVRRPPTYRPADVGF comes from the coding sequence ATGAACCGGATCAACGCCCCACGCCGCGCGGTGCTCGCGCTCGGCACCGCCGCGGCCGCCGCACCCTGGCTCGGCGGCACCCGCTCCCCCGCCCGCGCCGCCGACGATCCCGGCGCGGACGACAAGGGCCTGGCCGAGCTCGGCATCACCGAGCTCCGCCGCCGGATGGCCCAGGGACGACTCGACGCCGAACAGCTCACCCGCCACTACCTGGACCGCGTCGAGCGCCTCGACCCGCTCCTCCACGCCGTCATCGAGGTCAACCCGGACGCCCTGCGCGAGGCCCGCCGCGTGGACGCCGAAGGGGACCCCCGCAAACCGCTGCACGGCATGCCCATCCTGCTCAAGGACCTGGTGGAGACCGCGGACCGGATGCACACGACGGCCGGATCGCTCGCCCTTGAGGGCCTGCGCCCCGCGGCGGACGCCACGGTCGCCGCCCGGCTGCGCGCGGCCGGGGCCGTCGTCCTCGGCAAGACCAATCTGAGCGAGTGGGCGGGCGGCATGTCCCTCACCCACCACGCGGGCTGGAGCGCCCGTGGCGGGCAGACCCGCAATCCGTACAAGCTGGACCGGTCGCCCAACGAGTCGAGCTCCGGCACCGCGGCGGCCGCCGCGGCGGGGCTGTGCGTCGCCGGGATCGGCACCGAGACGAACGGCTCGATCATCGACCCGGCCTCCGCGAACTGCGTCGTCGGCGTCAAGCCGACCGTCGGCCTGGTCGGACGCGGCGGCGTGATCCCGGGGGTGCCGAGCCAGGACAGCGTCGGGCCGATCGCGCGCACGGTGCGCGACGCCGCGATCCTGCTCGGCACTCTCGTCGGCGTCGACGGCCGTGATCCGGCGACCAGGGCGAGCCGCGGCCACTTCTTCCGCGACTACACCCGCTTCCTCGACGCGGACGGGCTGCGCGGGGCCCGCATCGGCGTCCCGCGCACGGCGTACTTCGGCTACAGCCATCACGCCGACGAGATCGCGGAGCGGGCGATCGCCACGCTGCGCAAGGCCGGGGCGACCATCGTGGACCCCGCCGACATCCCCGGCGCCGAGCGCCTCGAGGACCTGCCGAGCTCGATGGTCGTGCAGGCGTACGAGATCAAACGCGCGCTCAACGCCTACCTGGCCGGGGCGCCCGGCGACCATCCGCGCAGCCTCGCGGAGCTGATCGCGTTCAACCGCGCGCACGCCGACCGCGAGCTCCGCTACGTACAGCAGGACGGCCTGGAGACCGTGCACCGGCTGGACTTCACCGAACGCGAGTACCGCAAGGCTCTGGCCACCAACCACCGGCTCTCGCGCGCCGAGGGCATCGACGCGGTGCTGCGCCGGTTCCGGCTCGACGCGCTCGTCATGCCGACCACGGGACCGCCCGCCAAGATCGACCTGATCCGCGGGGACAGCTACGGCGGCGGCTCGTCGACGCCCGCCGCACTCGCCGGGTACCCCGCGGTCAGCGTCCCGGCAGGCTTCGCCTCGGGCCTGCCCGTCGGTCTGACCTTCATGGGCACGGCCTGGAGCGAGCCGGTCCTGCTGCGCCTCGCTCACGCCTACGAACAGGCGAGCCGCGTCCGCCGACCGCCCACCTACCGCCCGGCCGACGTGGGTTTCTGA
- a CDS encoding zinc-binding dehydrogenase yields the protein MRHAGSGDRRQGCVPARGARGSGGRARGDYPAPPGWPDDIPGLEIAGEVERTGAGVTGVGVGDRVMALVGGGGHAERIVVPADILLPVPAGLSWPEAAGFPEAFSTAWDALVLQAQVRAGDQVLVTGAAGGVGTAMVQVAAASGAHVVASVRRPELHDRVRGLALDAPDGPVGGVEVVLPGAERDRAPYDVIVELVGGDDCLARVELLRTGGKILVVGVQGGAVAPLRMFDLMLARAQLIGTTIRGRSPAEKSLLAAEVRTRVVALLAEGRLRVPVDTALPLERYAEAYARLGGPGKFGKVVMTGPGSR from the coding sequence GTGCGGCATGCAGGCAGTGGTGATCGGAGACAAGGGTGCGTTCCGGCTCGTGGAGCGCGCGGATCCGGTGGCCGGGCCAGGGGCGACTATCCGGCGCCGCCCGGCTGGCCGGACGACATCCCCGGGCTCGAGATCGCCGGTGAGGTCGAGCGGACAGGCGCTGGCGTCACGGGTGTGGGTGTCGGTGACCGGGTGATGGCCCTCGTGGGCGGTGGGGGCCATGCGGAGCGGATCGTGGTGCCCGCCGACATCCTCCTTCCGGTTCCGGCGGGGCTGTCCTGGCCGGAGGCGGCGGGCTTTCCTGAGGCGTTCAGCACGGCCTGGGACGCGCTGGTCCTTCAGGCCCAGGTGCGCGCGGGCGACCAGGTCCTGGTCACCGGGGCCGCTGGTGGGGTCGGCACGGCCATGGTGCAGGTGGCCGCCGCTTCCGGCGCCCACGTGGTGGCCAGTGTGCGGCGGCCCGAACTGCACGACCGCGTCAGGGGACTTGCCCTCGACGCCCCCGACGGCCCCGTCGGCGGCGTGGAGGTGGTGCTCCCCGGTGCGGAGCGCGACCGCGCACCGTACGACGTCATCGTCGAACTGGTCGGCGGGGACGACTGCTTGGCGCGGGTCGAACTCCTGCGTACGGGCGGAAAGATCCTCGTCGTGGGGGTCCAGGGCGGGGCGGTGGCTCCCTTGCGCATGTTCGATCTGATGCTCGCGCGCGCCCAGTTGATCGGCACCACCATCAGGGGCCGCTCCCCCGCGGAGAAGTCGCTCCTCGCGGCCGAGGTGCGCACCCGCGTCGTCGCGCTGCTGGCCGAAGGCCGGTTGCGCGTACCCGTCGACACCGCCCTCCCGCTGGAGCGCTACGCGGAGGCGTACGCCCGGCTCGGCGGCCCCGGGAAGTTCGGCAAGGTCGTCATGACCGGACCCGGCAGCCGCTAG